The following are from one region of the Jeongeupia sp. USM3 genome:
- a CDS encoding GGDEF domain-containing protein produces MAAFEYASTQQALKADLARCWQQHGRHDDYCFRYGGEEWLLLLPGCAAVQATARVDALRLAYAAEPAGLTFSAGIAVFPDDGRDQAELTARADTALYHAKTTGRNRVVVATPTGHTASETDA; encoded by the coding sequence ATGGCCGCGTTCGAATACGCGAGCACGCAGCAAGCGCTCAAGGCCGATCTCGCCCGCTGCTGGCAGCAGCATGGCCGGCACGACGACTACTGCTTCCGCTACGGCGGCGAGGAGTGGCTGTTGCTGCTGCCCGGCTGCGCCGCCGTGCAGGCGACCGCGCGCGTCGACGCGCTCAGGCTGGCCTATGCCGCCGAGCCGGCCGGCCTGACGTTCTCGGCCGGCATCGCCGTCTTTCCGGACGATGGCCGCGATCAGGCCGAACTGACCGCCAGGGCCGATACGGCGCTGTACCATGCCAAGACCACCGGCCGAAACCGCGTCGTCGTCGCGACGCCGACCGGCCACACTGCCAGCGAAACCGATGCCTGA
- a CDS encoding UDP-2,3-diacylglucosamine diphosphatase: MPDSVLLISDLHLSPADPATVAAFGRFLAGRARHAQALYILGDLFEVWIGDDQLDEPFYAARAAELRALADSGVPVYFMAGNRDFLCGQSFAAAAGLTLIADPLTIAPFGKPLLLAHGDAYCTDDADYQRFRRIVRNPLVQWLWRRLPYRWRNREAAKLREKSTAMNRRKAEAIMDVNAGAIAAAMRDAGVATLIHGHTHRPARHAEAAGTRWVLPDWHDGSGGYLRVAEDGVSMLTLDDRPFPGTTA; encoded by the coding sequence ATGCCTGATTCCGTACTGCTGATTTCCGACCTGCATCTCTCGCCTGCCGACCCGGCGACGGTCGCCGCCTTCGGCCGCTTCCTCGCCGGCCGGGCCCGCCACGCCCAGGCGCTGTACATCCTCGGCGACCTGTTCGAGGTCTGGATCGGCGACGACCAGCTCGACGAGCCCTTCTACGCGGCGCGCGCCGCCGAACTGCGCGCGCTCGCCGACAGCGGCGTGCCGGTGTACTTCATGGCCGGCAACCGCGACTTCCTCTGCGGTCAAAGCTTCGCCGCCGCGGCCGGGCTGACGCTGATCGCCGACCCACTGACGATTGCGCCGTTCGGCAAACCGCTGCTGCTCGCGCACGGCGACGCCTACTGCACCGACGACGCCGACTACCAGCGTTTCCGCCGCATCGTCCGCAATCCGCTGGTGCAATGGCTGTGGCGGCGGCTGCCCTACCGCTGGCGCAACCGCGAGGCGGCCAAGCTGCGGGAAAAATCGACCGCGATGAACCGGCGCAAGGCGGAAGCAATCATGGACGTCAACGCCGGGGCGATCGCCGCGGCCATGCGAGATGCCGGCGTCGCCACGCTGATCCACGGCCACACGCACCGGCCGGCACGACATGCGGAAGCCGCCGGCACGCGCTGGGTGCTGCCCGACTGGCACGACGGCAGCGGCGGTTACCTGCGGGTCGCCGAAGACGGCGTCTCGATGCTCACGCTCGACGACCGGCCGTTCCCGGGCACGACGGCCTGA
- the ispF gene encoding 2-C-methyl-D-erythritol 2,4-cyclodiphosphate synthase: MRIGQGWDVHRLVEGRPLILGGVTIPFEKGLLGHSDADALLHAITDAVLGAAGLGDIGRHFPDTAAEFKGADSRVLLREAVRRVAEAGWRVGNVDASILIQRPKMAPHIPQMVANIAADLGIEITDVNVKAKTYEKLGPVGESEAVEAQAVCLLERRSTVSGPWGR; this comes from the coding sequence ATGCGTATTGGTCAGGGTTGGGACGTGCACCGGCTGGTCGAGGGCCGGCCGCTGATCCTCGGCGGCGTGACGATTCCGTTCGAGAAGGGGCTGCTGGGCCATTCGGACGCCGACGCGCTGCTGCACGCAATCACCGACGCGGTGCTCGGCGCCGCCGGGCTCGGCGACATCGGCCGGCACTTTCCCGATACCGCGGCCGAGTTCAAGGGCGCCGACAGCCGCGTGCTGCTGCGCGAGGCGGTCCGGCGCGTGGCCGAGGCCGGCTGGCGCGTCGGCAATGTCGACGCGAGCATCCTGATCCAGCGGCCGAAGATGGCGCCGCACATTCCGCAGATGGTCGCCAATATCGCCGCCGACCTCGGCATCGAGATCACCGACGTCAACGTCAAGGCCAAGACCTACGAGAAGCTCGGCCCGGTCGGCGAATCCGAAGCGGTCGAGGCGCAGGCGGTGTGCCTGCTCGAACGCCGCTCGACCGTTTCCGGCCCCTGGGGCCGCTGA
- a CDS encoding serine hydrolase has translation MSAAPIVAAALMLVGCHRPDTQAWPILLHAEARLSDRDVFAAQRVDAAPQSLPWPRSPKPLVWPGLPEAQAGEAPEAWLARQSTVAFLVIKDGRLRYEHYSGGYAAGDPIPSFSVAKSVVSALVGVGLQAGWLQSVDQPVTHWLPELAQRDPRFSRLTLRELLAMRSGLAWDEAVGNIASDVAWYYLAADLRGWFDSLDFAGEPGDAFRYQSVNTQLIAAALERASGQSIATLLQRWLWQPLGAEYPASWSVDALGTVKAFCCLNAGARDLARIGELYLAQGRWRGRQIIPSSWVAESTTAIAGGEYGLHWWTPPKSEPRRGDYYAQGLSGQYLYIYPARRTVIVRLGERNGEWWPALMRAIAEAN, from the coding sequence ATGAGCGCCGCCCCGATCGTTGCGGCGGCGTTGATGCTGGTGGGCTGCCACCGTCCGGATACGCAAGCCTGGCCTATCCTGCTGCACGCCGAAGCCAGGCTCAGCGACCGCGACGTGTTTGCCGCCCAGCGCGTCGATGCCGCACCGCAATCCCTGCCCTGGCCCCGCAGCCCCAAGCCGCTGGTCTGGCCCGGCCTGCCCGAAGCACAGGCCGGCGAGGCCCCCGAGGCGTGGCTGGCAAGGCAAAGCACGGTGGCCTTCCTGGTGATCAAGGACGGCCGCTTGCGCTACGAGCACTATTCCGGCGGCTATGCGGCCGGCGACCCGATTCCGTCGTTCTCGGTCGCCAAGTCGGTGGTGTCGGCGCTGGTCGGCGTCGGCCTGCAGGCCGGCTGGCTGCAGAGCGTCGACCAGCCGGTGACGCACTGGCTGCCCGAGCTGGCCCAGCGCGACCCGCGCTTCTCCAGGCTGACCTTGCGCGAGCTGCTGGCGATGCGCTCCGGGCTGGCGTGGGACGAGGCCGTCGGCAATATCGCCAGCGACGTTGCCTGGTACTACCTCGCTGCCGACCTGCGCGGCTGGTTCGATTCGCTCGACTTTGCCGGCGAGCCGGGCGACGCGTTCCGCTACCAGAGCGTCAACACCCAGCTGATCGCCGCAGCGCTCGAACGCGCGAGCGGCCAGAGCATCGCAACGCTGTTGCAGCGCTGGCTCTGGCAGCCGCTCGGCGCCGAGTACCCGGCGAGCTGGAGCGTCGATGCGCTCGGCACGGTCAAGGCCTTCTGCTGCCTCAACGCCGGTGCGCGCGATCTGGCGCGGATCGGCGAGCTGTACCTGGCGCAGGGGCGCTGGCGCGGCCGGCAGATCATCCCGTCGTCGTGGGTCGCCGAGAGCACGACGGCAATCGCCGGCGGCGAGTACGGGTTGCACTGGTGGACGCCGCCGAAGAGCGAGCCGCGGCGCGGCGACTACTACGCGCAGGGGCTGTCCGGCCAGTACCTCTACATCTACCCGGCGCGGCGCACGGTGATCGTCCGGCTCGGCGAGCGGAACGGCGAATGGTGGCCGGCGCTGATGCGGGCGATCGCCGAAGCCAACTGA
- a CDS encoding GAF domain-containing protein — MAESLHVDGDDKAARYASLQPQLAALLAGEPDLTARLANAAAALRQTFDWLWVGFYLVDGDELVLGPFQGPVACFRIAHGRGVCGSAWARNETLVVPDVDAFPGHIACSSASRSEIVVPLHDRAGRVVGVLDVDSERLAEFDEIDARELAAIAALLPG; from the coding sequence ATGGCCGAAAGCCTGCATGTAGACGGTGACGACAAGGCGGCCCGCTACGCGTCGCTGCAGCCGCAACTGGCGGCGCTGCTGGCCGGCGAGCCCGACCTGACCGCCCGTCTCGCCAATGCCGCGGCGGCGCTCAGGCAGACCTTCGACTGGCTGTGGGTCGGCTTCTACCTCGTCGACGGCGACGAACTGGTGCTCGGGCCGTTCCAGGGGCCGGTGGCGTGCTTCCGGATCGCGCACGGCCGCGGCGTCTGCGGCAGCGCGTGGGCGCGCAACGAGACGCTGGTCGTGCCCGACGTCGATGCCTTCCCCGGTCATATCGCCTGCTCGTCGGCATCGCGCTCGGAGATCGTCGTGCCCTTGCACGACCGCGCCGGCCGGGTCGTCGGCGTGCTCGATGTCGACAGCGAACGGCTGGCCGAGTTCGACGAGATCGACGCCCGCGAACTGGCCGCCATCGCCGCCCTGCTGCCCGGATAA
- the ispD gene encoding 2-C-methyl-D-erythritol 4-phosphate cytidylyltransferase, translated as MSAIALVPAAGSGSRMASDTPKQYLDLLGKPLIWHTLNALHQVVALERIFVVISPEDEWWDGYDWDGFGRLVVMRCGGGSRAESVLNGLQALSLFTPSDAWVLVHDAARPCVDPAQVDGMIATLGDDPVGGILAVPVADTLKRACNEPLKRARSESLGHAGDDTRIAETAPRAGLWQAQTPQMFRLAMLAGALETGMGPDITDEASALEKQGASPRLVMGSPWNLKVTYPHDLQLAALILSARKDA; from the coding sequence ATGAGCGCGATCGCGCTGGTGCCGGCCGCCGGCAGCGGCAGCCGGATGGCGAGCGATACGCCGAAGCAGTACCTCGACCTGCTCGGCAAGCCGCTGATCTGGCACACGCTGAACGCCCTGCACCAGGTCGTGGCGCTGGAGCGCATCTTCGTCGTGATCTCGCCGGAGGACGAATGGTGGGACGGCTACGACTGGGACGGTTTCGGCCGGCTGGTGGTGATGCGCTGCGGCGGCGGCAGCCGTGCCGAGTCGGTGCTGAACGGCCTGCAGGCGCTGTCGCTGTTCACGCCGTCGGATGCCTGGGTGCTGGTCCACGATGCGGCGCGGCCGTGCGTCGATCCGGCGCAGGTCGACGGCATGATCGCGACGCTGGGCGATGACCCGGTCGGCGGCATCCTCGCGGTGCCGGTCGCCGACACGCTCAAGCGTGCGTGTAATGAGCCGCTCAAGCGTGCGCGCAGCGAGTCGCTCGGGCATGCCGGCGACGACACTCGGATCGCCGAGACCGCGCCGCGCGCCGGGCTGTGGCAGGCGCAGACACCGCAGATGTTCAGGCTGGCGATGCTCGCCGGCGCGCTCGAAACCGGCATGGGTCCGGACATCACCGACGAGGCAAGCGCACTGGAAAAGCAGGGCGCGTCGCCACGGCTGGTGATGGGCAGCCCGTGGAACCTCAAGGTGACCTATCCGCACGATCTGCAGCTCGCCGCGCTGATCCTCTCGGCACGAAAGGACGCGTGA
- the dnaQ gene encoding DNA polymerase III subunit epsilon → MRQIILDTETTGLRVEDGNRILEIAAVEMIDRKLSPADRHLHRYINPGRDSEEGALNVHGLTTEFLADKPKFADIADEFLRFVDGAELIIHNAPFDVGYLNMELGKLGRGPITDYVSGVVDTLKMAKDTFPGKRNSLDALCDRFEIDRSGRTLHGALIDCELLAEVYLALTRGQDSLLIDFAGGDAGDAAALFGRGKPRKPLLVAGVPADDLAQHEAYLDVLDKSVKGTCLWRALTAPGAGE, encoded by the coding sequence ATGCGGCAGATCATTCTCGATACCGAAACCACCGGTCTGCGCGTCGAGGACGGCAACCGCATCCTCGAGATCGCCGCGGTCGAAATGATCGACCGCAAGCTGTCGCCGGCCGACCGCCACCTGCACCGCTACATCAACCCGGGGCGCGATTCGGAAGAGGGCGCGCTGAACGTCCACGGCCTGACGACCGAGTTCCTCGCCGACAAGCCGAAGTTCGCCGACATCGCCGACGAGTTCCTGCGCTTTGTCGACGGCGCCGAGCTGATCATCCACAACGCGCCGTTCGACGTCGGCTACCTGAACATGGAGCTCGGCAAGCTCGGCCGTGGCCCGATCACCGACTACGTGTCGGGCGTGGTCGACACGCTGAAGATGGCCAAGGACACCTTCCCGGGCAAGCGCAACAGCCTCGACGCGCTGTGCGACCGCTTCGAGATTGACCGCAGCGGCCGGACGCTGCACGGCGCGCTGATCGACTGCGAGCTGCTGGCGGAGGTCTACCTGGCGCTGACGCGCGGCCAGGACAGCCTGCTGATCGACTTCGCCGGCGGCGATGCCGGCGACGCCGCGGCGCTGTTTGGCAGGGGGAAACCGCGCAAGCCGCTGCTCGTGGCGGGCGTGCCGGCCGACGATCTGGCGCAGCACGAAGCCTACCTCGACGTGCTCGACAAATCGGTCAAGGGCACCTGCCTGTGGCGTGCGCTGACGGCGCCCGGGGCCGGGGAATGA